In the Acidobacteriota bacterium genome, one interval contains:
- a CDS encoding NDP-sugar synthase — MQSLILAGGKGTRLRPLTMHTPKPIVPIANRPFLLYQIELLKRAGIHDCILSLSYQPQRIADKMGDGSHLGLRIDYTVETSPLGTAGAYRHAEALIKDSTLVFNGDVLTDIDLNEVIKFHKEKESLATLVLAPVANPSAYGLVETAEDGRIQRFLEKPKPEEITCNTINAGIYILEPRVLDYIPEGEPFMFEYGVFPKLLENKEPFYAYIYNGYWRDIGTNASYLQANLDVMAGKVRIMDLPEKIRGEKFDVAAEIDALSVVDESCTIKAGAQIINSFISRNCYIGEKARIENSVVRGGTRVENGASVKDSIIGKGCHIGRSAIVAHGAALGDKSVITDYSQI, encoded by the coding sequence ATGCAATCATTAATTCTCGCAGGTGGTAAAGGCACAAGGTTGCGCCCGCTGACCATGCACACCCCGAAACCGATTGTGCCGATTGCCAATCGCCCCTTTCTGCTTTATCAAATCGAATTGCTCAAACGCGCCGGCATTCACGATTGTATCCTGTCGCTTTCCTATCAACCGCAACGCATCGCAGACAAGATGGGCGACGGGTCACACCTCGGCTTGCGCATCGATTACACGGTTGAAACCTCACCGCTCGGCACTGCCGGAGCCTATCGCCATGCCGAAGCTTTAATCAAAGATTCAACCCTGGTTTTCAACGGTGATGTCTTAACCGACATCGATTTGAATGAGGTCATCAAATTTCACAAAGAGAAAGAATCGCTTGCGACGCTGGTGCTCGCCCCCGTAGCCAACCCTTCGGCTTACGGTCTTGTGGAAACCGCCGAAGACGGACGCATTCAACGCTTTCTGGAAAAACCCAAACCCGAAGAGATTACCTGCAACACCATCAACGCCGGCATCTACATTCTCGAACCGCGTGTGCTCGATTACATTCCCGAAGGCGAACCGTTTATGTTCGAGTACGGCGTGTTTCCCAAATTGCTCGAAAATAAAGAGCCGTTCTATGCCTACATCTATAACGGCTACTGGCGCGACATCGGAACCAATGCCAGTTATTTGCAAGCCAATCTCGATGTGATGGCTGGTAAAGTTCGCATCATGGATTTGCCGGAAAAAATTCGCGGCGAAAAATTCGACGTAGCGGCGGAAATTGATGCGCTTTCGGTAGTCGATGAATCATGTACCATCAAAGCGGGCGCGCAAATCATCAATTCATTCATCAGCCGCAATTGTTACATTGGCGAAAAAGCCCGCATTGAAAATTCCGTGGTGCGCGGCGGCACACGCGTTGAAAACGGCGCATCCGTCAAAGATTCCATCATCGGCAAAGGTTGCCACATCGGACGCTCGGCAATCGTCGCACACGGCGCAGCCCTCGGCGATAAATCCGTGATCACCGATTACAGTCAAATATAA
- a CDS encoding acetyl-CoA C-acetyltransferase, producing the protein MTNAVILAGARTPIGKLLGQFKELSAIDLGVVAARAALERAGIEAALIDEVFMGNVVQAGNGQNPARQVALRSGIPDKVSALTVNMVCGSGLRAVMLAANAIQTGEIEIALAGGMESMTAAPYLLKNARQGYRMGNGELVDSMIGDGLWCAFDNWHMGNTGEVVAEKYQVSRQEQDEFALNSHCKAVAAMKAGRFDEEIVAVEIPQRKGESLVIRTDEGPREDTTLEALSKLRPAFKKDGTVTAGNAPGVNDGAAALVVTSEEVANRLGKTPIARIVAQATGGMEPKMVMMAPVIAIQKTLERAGWDLAEVDLIELNEAFSVQAVAITRELGLNPEKLNVNGGAVALGHPIGASGARVLITLLHEMKRRDVRRGLAALCLGGGNAVAMAVER; encoded by the coding sequence ATGACCAATGCAGTTATCTTAGCGGGCGCGCGAACGCCCATCGGAAAATTACTCGGACAATTCAAAGAGTTAAGCGCCATTGATTTGGGCGTGGTGGCGGCGCGCGCGGCGCTCGAACGCGCAGGCATTGAAGCCGCCCTCATTGACGAAGTGTTTATGGGCAATGTCGTGCAAGCCGGTAACGGGCAAAACCCGGCGCGGCAGGTCGCTTTGCGTTCAGGGATTCCCGATAAAGTTTCGGCGCTCACCGTCAATATGGTTTGCGGTTCGGGACTGCGCGCCGTGATGCTTGCGGCAAATGCCATTCAAACCGGCGAAATCGAAATCGCGCTGGCGGGCGGCATGGAATCGATGACTGCCGCGCCTTATCTTTTAAAGAATGCCCGGCAAGGTTATCGCATGGGCAATGGCGAACTTGTCGATTCAATGATTGGCGATGGCTTGTGGTGCGCTTTCGATAACTGGCATATGGGCAACACCGGCGAAGTGGTTGCCGAAAAATATCAGGTTTCAAGGCAAGAACAAGATGAGTTCGCGTTGAATTCGCATTGTAAAGCCGTAGCCGCAATGAAAGCCGGACGTTTCGATGAAGAGATTGTTGCCGTTGAAATCCCGCAACGTAAAGGCGAGTCGTTAGTCATTCGCACAGACGAAGGACCCCGCGAAGACACCACCCTTGAAGCCTTATCCAAACTCCGTCCGGCATTCAAAAAAGATGGCACGGTGACCGCTGGCAATGCGCCTGGGGTCAATGACGGCGCGGCGGCGCTGGTGGTTACTTCCGAAGAAGTGGCGAATCGTTTAGGCAAAACGCCGATTGCGCGCATCGTCGCGCAGGCGACCGGCGGCATGGAACCTAAGATGGTGATGATGGCTCCGGTGATTGCCATTCAAAAAACTCTGGAACGCGCCGGTTGGGATTTAGCCGAAGTCGATTTGATTGAACTCAATGAAGCCTTTTCGGTACAGGCGGTCGCCATCACCCGCGAGCTTGGCTTGAACCCTGAGAAGTTGAACGTGAATGGCGGCGCCGTCGCGCTCGGTCATCCGATTGGCGCAAGCGGCGCACGGGTTCTCATCACCCTGCTTCACGAAATGAAACGCCGTGATGTGAGGCGCGGACTCGCGGCGCTCTGTTTAGGTGGCGGCAATGCCGTGGCGATGGCAGTTGAGCGATAG
- a CDS encoding ankyrin repeat domain-containing protein — protein MSRVLVTIFLFLTGITCGASAIRAQEYKYQDEEYKYVVKGRVIDKTGKPVANALIVILPPPIENTWVLVGCTGEMFETDGEGKFRIEDASQLETEERLLFVSSQALADSGFHVDKVLLGPPYDLELAKKDSRFFGQKILIKKNEAVDVGDVPLQIRYAQFILKLQDQTGNLIRNKDELKNLWIQTRNSWGDMVGQGGIPRISIREEGISIAIPEGLWQLEFKLKGQVAIEPKLNAQFSEKPTDLIVRLVSEAESNPSTGFEIKDQERARLALQKMGIEFSEQAFFERIRRDNLKAVELFLAAGMNPNIRGEHSVTPLMDAVLQRSFKTAQALIQKGADVNVKTDKGMTALMMASIVIDTEDIVEFLLKNGADVNTKDSKGKTALIYAAMNNYSEDKIKLLLDAGADPTIKDLEGKTALMWARETNQDKVVQLLKQAEANRK, from the coding sequence ATGAGCCGGGTATTGGTCACGATATTTCTCTTTCTAACTGGAATTACTTGTGGCGCATCTGCAATCCGAGCGCAAGAGTACAAATATCAGGATGAGGAATATAAGTATGTCGTAAAAGGCAGAGTCATTGATAAAACCGGCAAGCCGGTAGCCAATGCTTTGATAGTGATATTGCCTCCTCCAATTGAGAACACCTGGGTCTTAGTAGGATGTACGGGGGAAATGTTCGAGACCGATGGAGAGGGAAAGTTCCGAATTGAGGATGCCTCTCAACTTGAAACTGAAGAACGATTGTTGTTTGTCTCATCTCAGGCTTTGGCAGATTCCGGTTTTCACGTCGATAAGGTTTTATTGGGTCCGCCTTATGATTTGGAACTGGCAAAGAAAGATTCCAGATTTTTCGGTCAAAAAATTCTAATCAAGAAAAATGAAGCGGTAGATGTAGGCGATGTTCCTCTACAAATTCGCTACGCTCAGTTTATTCTGAAACTACAAGATCAAACCGGGAATCTCATTCGTAATAAAGACGAATTGAAAAATCTTTGGATACAAACCAGAAACTCGTGGGGCGATATGGTTGGTCAGGGCGGCATTCCCAGAATCAGTATCAGAGAAGAAGGAATTTCGATTGCTATCCCCGAAGGGCTTTGGCAGCTTGAATTCAAGTTGAAAGGGCAAGTTGCAATCGAACCGAAACTAAACGCTCAGTTTTCAGAAAAACCAACCGATTTAATCGTGAGATTGGTTTCTGAGGCGGAATCCAACCCATCAACGGGTTTTGAAATAAAAGATCAGGAAAGAGCGCGTTTAGCTTTACAAAAAATGGGCATTGAGTTCAGCGAACAAGCTTTTTTTGAGCGCATCAGAAGAGACAACCTGAAAGCGGTAGAGTTATTTCTTGCGGCAGGAATGAATCCTAATATCAGAGGTGAGCACAGCGTTACACCTTTGATGGATGCGGTGTTGCAACGTTCCTTTAAAACCGCTCAGGCGTTAATTCAAAAGGGCGCAGACGTAAACGTAAAGACGGATAAAGGCATGACCGCTCTGATGATGGCATCCATTGTCATAGATACTGAGGATATAGTGGAATTCCTGTTGAAAAACGGAGCGGATGTAAATACCAAGGATAGCAAAGGTAAAACTGCATTGATTTATGCCGCAATGAATAATTACTCCGAAGACAAAATCAAACTGCTGCTTGACGCAGGCGCAGACCCAACCATAAAAGACCTTGAAGGTAAAACCGCATTAATGTGGGCGCGTGAAACTAATCAAGATAAAGTCGTTCAATTACTAAAGCAGGCTGAAGCGAATAGGAAGTAA
- a CDS encoding hemolysin family protein produces the protein MGEITFEIIFIILLVIANGIFALSEMAIVSARKTRLQQWASEGNRRAEAALELAVSPDRFLSTVQVGITLVGVLAGAFGGATISEQLSLRLKTMPAIARYSEAISVAVVVLSITYLSLVIGELVPKRLALTNPEKLAALVAKPMRWLSTLAYPMVYILGISTQTVFKLFGIKPSSEPAVTEEEIKIMIEQGTRAGVFEEKEQDLLESVLRLGDKRIRSLMTPRPEVIWLDNQASEEEIKRKIIASPYSRFPVCQGGLDKIIGMVKARDLLLSDEKFDLMRYVKQPLFVPENRSALQTLETFKHAHTHLALVIDEHGSIKGLVTTNDILEAIVGDIALASQQAKTYAVQREDGAWLLDGAIPIDEFKALFSVRKMPGEDRGTYQTLAGFIMLHLGRIPAVADIFEWDGLRFEILGMDRNRVNQVLVSSIQTR, from the coding sequence ATGGGTGAAATCACTTTTGAAATTATTTTCATCATTCTGCTGGTTATCGCCAACGGCATCTTTGCGCTTTCGGAGATGGCGATTGTTTCGGCGCGCAAAACCCGTTTGCAACAATGGGCGTCGGAAGGCAACCGCCGGGCAGAAGCGGCGCTCGAACTGGCGGTTTCTCCAGACCGCTTCCTGTCAACCGTGCAGGTTGGCATCACGCTGGTTGGCGTACTGGCGGGCGCTTTTGGCGGCGCAACGATTTCCGAACAGCTTTCCCTGCGCTTGAAAACCATGCCTGCCATCGCTCGTTACAGTGAAGCCATCAGCGTCGCGGTTGTCGTCTTGAGCATTACTTATCTTTCACTGGTTATCGGCGAGTTGGTGCCGAAACGCCTGGCGCTCACCAATCCCGAAAAACTCGCGGCGCTGGTTGCCAAACCGATGCGTTGGCTATCCACCCTCGCTTATCCGATGGTCTACATTCTCGGTATTTCGACGCAAACCGTCTTCAAGTTATTCGGTATCAAACCCTCATCTGAACCTGCGGTTACCGAAGAAGAAATCAAAATCATGATTGAGCAGGGAACCCGGGCAGGCGTTTTTGAAGAAAAAGAACAGGACTTACTGGAAAGCGTGCTGCGACTGGGAGACAAACGCATCCGTTCGCTGATGACCCCGCGACCAGAGGTCATTTGGTTAGATAACCAGGCATCCGAAGAAGAAATTAAAAGAAAGATTATCGCCAGTCCCTATTCGCGGTTTCCGGTTTGTCAGGGCGGTCTGGATAAAATCATTGGCATGGTTAAAGCCAGAGATTTGCTGTTGTCAGACGAAAAGTTCGATTTGATGCGTTATGTAAAACAGCCGCTTTTTGTTCCTGAAAACCGGTCGGCTTTGCAAACTCTCGAAACCTTCAAACATGCGCACACGCATCTGGCTCTGGTTATCGATGAACATGGAAGCATCAAAGGATTAGTCACCACGAACGATATTTTGGAAGCCATTGTCGGCGACATCGCACTGGCTTCGCAACAGGCGAAAACCTATGCCGTTCAGCGCGAAGACGGCGCCTGGTTGTTGGACGGCGCGATTCCCATAGATGAATTCAAAGCGCTTTTCTCTGTGCGAAAAATGCCCGGCGAAGACCGTGGCACTTATCAAACGCTGGCAGGATTTATTATGCTGCATCTCGGACGCATTCCTGCCGTTGCAGATATTTTTGAATGGGATGGGTTGCGCTTTGAAATTTTAGGAATGGATCGAAACCGCGTGAATCAGGTTTTGGTTTCATCTATTCAAACCCGATAA
- a CDS encoding alpha/beta fold hydrolase: protein MEIKSLFITINLLILHIIPGCFSAVCSIAANQKPQSPLKNIPRAIKQVEVFGQKINYLETGKGPKIILLHGLGDDLHIWSATVKALASKYQVFAIDQIGCGQSDKPPINYRPQVLVDFLNGFCRKLKIDKATIVGNSLGGWVAAAFAEAHPERVEKLVLVGAAGYWPKIKGVEELTREQLALLKVSSLAAYRETLKWMLYDEQMITDTLVEDLYAAQLKRKDGYTIDQFIEAVLRGEDRLSANLQKIKAPTLIIWGREDEVTPLAIGEALAQEIPNTRKALIDGCGHLPQFECAGAFNAALLKFLDNPLTTAAGR from the coding sequence ATGGAGATCAAATCATTATTTATTACGATCAATTTGCTGATACTGCACATCATTCCCGGCTGTTTTTCAGCCGTTTGTAGTATCGCTGCAAATCAAAAACCACAATCACCACTTAAAAATATTCCTCGCGCCATCAAACAGGTCGAGGTCTTCGGGCAGAAAATTAATTATCTCGAAACCGGGAAAGGACCAAAGATTATTTTGCTGCATGGACTCGGCGATGACCTGCACATCTGGAGCGCAACGGTTAAGGCGCTGGCGAGCAAATATCAGGTGTTTGCCATAGACCAGATTGGTTGCGGGCAATCGGATAAACCGCCGATCAATTATCGCCCGCAGGTGCTTGTCGATTTTCTCAACGGCTTCTGTAGAAAACTAAAAATCGACAAAGCCACCATCGTCGGCAATTCACTGGGCGGTTGGGTAGCCGCCGCCTTTGCCGAGGCGCACCCGGAGCGCGTCGAAAAACTGGTGCTCGTGGGCGCAGCGGGTTACTGGCCTAAAATTAAAGGCGTCGAGGAACTGACCCGTGAACAACTCGCATTATTGAAAGTGTCGTCGCTTGCGGCTTACAGAGAAACCCTGAAGTGGATGTTATACGACGAGCAGATGATAACCGACACTTTGGTTGAAGACCTGTATGCGGCGCAACTCAAACGCAAGGATGGGTACACCATCGACCAGTTCATCGAAGCGGTTTTGCGAGGCGAAGACCGGCTGAGTGCTAATCTGCAAAAAATCAAAGCCCCGACCCTGATTATCTGGGGACGCGAAGATGAAGTGACGCCGCTTGCCATCGGTGAAGCGTTGGCGCAGGAAATTCCCAACACCCGAAAAGCCTTGATTGACGGTTGCGGGCATCTGCCGCAATTTGAATGCGCGGGCGCGTTCAATGCCGCGTTGCTCAAATTTCTCGACAACCCGTTGACCACGGCGGCGGGAAGATGA
- a CDS encoding class I SAM-dependent methyltransferase, giving the protein MSRQATQTMNLQIAEAFAEQMLDTLNKAALALMTSIGHQTGLFDKLADLPPATSKEIADATELNERYVREWLGAMVTGRVVEYDAERQTYFLPAEHAAFLTRAASPNNLAVTAQFIPVLGGVEQQIVECFHSGGGVPYSAYPRFHTVMAEESNQTVLSALVDAILPAAPGVIEKLRQGIAALDVGCGSGRAINFMAKTFPNSRFTGYDFSEEGISRARAEAETLGLTNVTFAVKDVAGLNETNRYQLITAFDAIHDQAKPRQVLKEIADALSEDGVFLMQDIRASSHVHKNLDHPVGAFTYTVSCLHCMTVSLATGGEGLGAAWGEEKALELLSEAGFQNVEVKQLAHDILNNYYIAAKR; this is encoded by the coding sequence ATGTCACGACAAGCAACACAAACCATGAATCTGCAAATAGCCGAAGCCTTTGCCGAACAAATGCTCGACACCTTGAACAAAGCGGCATTGGCGCTGATGACCAGCATCGGTCATCAAACCGGCTTGTTCGATAAACTCGCTGACCTGCCGCCCGCAACCAGCAAAGAAATAGCCGATGCTACAGAACTAAATGAACGCTACGTTCGCGAATGGTTGGGGGCGATGGTCACGGGGCGCGTCGTTGAATATGATGCCGAGCGCCAGACCTATTTTTTACCGGCGGAACACGCGGCATTTTTAACCCGCGCCGCAAGTCCCAACAATCTGGCGGTCACTGCGCAATTCATTCCGGTGCTGGGCGGCGTCGAACAACAAATCGTCGAATGTTTCCATAGTGGCGGCGGCGTTCCTTACTCCGCATATCCACGCTTTCATACGGTGATGGCTGAAGAGAGCAATCAAACGGTGCTCTCAGCCCTCGTGGATGCCATCTTGCCCGCCGCGCCGGGTGTGATTGAAAAACTCCGGCAAGGCATCGCGGCGCTTGATGTCGGTTGCGGCAGCGGTCGCGCAATCAATTTCATGGCGAAAACTTTTCCGAACAGCCGCTTCACCGGCTACGACTTTTCCGAAGAAGGCATCAGCCGCGCGCGCGCCGAAGCCGAAACGTTGGGACTGACGAATGTGACCTTTGCGGTTAAAGATGTTGCCGGGTTGAATGAAACGAATCGCTATCAACTCATCACCGCTTTTGATGCCATACACGACCAGGCAAAACCGCGTCAGGTTTTAAAAGAGATTGCCGATGCGTTAAGCGAAGACGGGGTGTTTCTGATGCAGGATATTCGCGCTTCGAGTCACGTTCATAAAAATCTCGACCATCCGGTAGGCGCATTCACCTACACGGTTTCCTGCCTGCATTGTATGACGGTTTCGCTTGCTACAGGCGGCGAAGGTTTGGGCGCAGCCTGGGGTGAAGAGAAGGCTTTGGAATTGCTCAGCGAAGCGGGCTTTCAGAATGTCGAAGTCAAACAACTGGCGCACGATATTTTGAACAATTATTACATTGCCGCGAAGCGATAA
- a CDS encoding peptidoglycan-binding domain-containing protein, translating to MAKIDKLPAPVGIAPMEILNLSAAVGSSAAVNHPDDVMVVQALLIYLNPHQRGFGINEGPEWPTGTFDKATAWAIKKYQVHANRLRKNGLRLIEDGRISPAQGKFAFGRSAYIWTIAALNFDALETALLSGHNQGHIEYLCRRFPEIKAMLKVA from the coding sequence ATGGCAAAGATAGATAAACTCCCCGCGCCGGTTGGCATTGCACCAATGGAAATTTTAAACCTCTCAGCCGCCGTTGGCAGCAGCGCCGCCGTCAACCATCCCGACGACGTAATGGTCGTTCAAGCCTTACTCATCTATCTCAATCCGCATCAACGCGGGTTTGGCATCAATGAAGGGCCGGAATGGCCTACCGGCACGTTCGACAAAGCAACTGCCTGGGCTATCAAAAAATATCAGGTACACGCCAATCGCTTGCGCAAAAACGGACTGCGTCTGATTGAAGACGGACGCATCAGTCCGGCGCAGGGCAAATTCGCTTTTGGCAGAAGCGCATATATCTGGACTATTGCCGCGCTCAATTTCGATGCGCTGGAAACCGCTCTGCTTTCCGGTCATAACCAGGGGCATATCGAATACCTTTGTCGCCGGTTCCCGGAAATCAAAGCGATGTTGAAAGTCGCCTGA
- a CDS encoding winged helix-turn-helix domain-containing protein: protein MSQQKKQFYDFDDFRLDVSDRLLFRRGEILPLTQKAFEVLLALVERKGQVVEKEELRKQVWGGSFVEEGNLTQNIYTLRKILGQASGDDEYIQTIPRRGYRFAAPVSESFVDDDTLPESSSVVITTPDNQQIANALQALPDASLTQQPVDETTNISGEPNAALKEPASPQVENIATQEIGNEAKAAAITSQAEKSETPERQRKLFLIAASVILVIALIGIGLWFYQKAQGNLNSSVREEMTVTALTSTGNIQCTAISPDGKYVATAIADKPHQGSLWLTQLSTNTQQQIIAPTEARFFAVSFSRSGDYLYYVLIEPHTRVLYRIPLVGGTANKLIEGVDSAVAFSPDGNRMVFRRVLNARRETALFTANLDGSDEQELAAIKMPETFADPAWSPDGKLIACGAGRTEAGVNMYVIVINVADKSVKQFSATRWNWIGQMGWLTDGSGLLMVAGESAVAPYQLWRLAYPTGEARRITNDANYYNRLSLSADGQVCVAMQRRQATNLWLASADNLNLGKPVKFGTGGYRGDLSWTPDGKLVFDSDAGNATSISVMNSDGSDTRQLTGELTGRAYFGQATVSPDGRYIVYASDMAGALHLWRMNRDGSNPLQLTNGEGEENPDVSPDGEWVIYTKRETRESKKPTTWKVSIDGGEPQPLIESFTAYPAVSPDGKLIACIYAENYSDPGRIALFPIAGGEPIKIFPTPVLLTRLRWTPDGRGIAYSENPLGTAKILMQFLDKEPPEKLLEFENDRIFGFAWSRDGKALACVRGIWAGNVVLIKNFKTD from the coding sequence ATGTCACAGCAGAAAAAACAGTTTTATGATTTTGACGACTTTCGCCTCGATGTCAGTGACCGCCTGTTGTTTCGCAGGGGTGAAATTCTGCCGCTCACGCAAAAAGCTTTTGAAGTTTTATTGGCTTTGGTTGAACGCAAAGGTCAGGTTGTCGAAAAAGAGGAACTCAGAAAACAGGTCTGGGGCGGCAGTTTCGTTGAAGAAGGCAACCTCACACAAAATATTTACACGCTCAGAAAAATTTTAGGGCAAGCTTCGGGGGACGACGAATATATTCAAACCATTCCGCGGCGCGGCTATCGTTTCGCTGCTCCGGTAAGCGAATCTTTCGTTGATGACGATACATTGCCGGAATCTTCATCTGTTGTCATAACCACCCCGGATAATCAGCAAATCGCGAATGCCCTTCAGGCATTACCTGATGCGTCGCTTACTCAACAACCGGTTGACGAAACAACCAATATTTCAGGTGAACCAAATGCCGCGTTAAAAGAACCCGCATCACCTCAAGTTGAAAATATTGCAACTCAGGAAATTGGTAATGAAGCGAAAGCCGCCGCAATAACTTCGCAAGCTGAAAAGTCAGAAACACCTGAACGCCAGCGAAAATTATTTCTCATAGCGGCTTCAGTTATTCTGGTCATCGCTTTAATTGGCATAGGTCTCTGGTTCTATCAAAAAGCTCAGGGAAATCTAAACTCGTCAGTTCGCGAGGAAATGACGGTCACGGCGCTGACCAGCACCGGCAACATTCAATGCACGGCGATTTCGCCTGATGGAAAATATGTGGCAACGGCAATCGCCGATAAGCCTCATCAAGGTAGTTTGTGGCTGACGCAACTTTCAACCAACACACAACAGCAAATCATCGCGCCAACTGAGGCGCGTTTTTTTGCCGTGTCATTTTCGCGTAGTGGCGATTACCTCTATTACGTCCTCATCGAACCGCATACCCGCGTGCTCTACCGCATTCCGCTGGTGGGCGGCACGGCGAATAAATTAATCGAAGGCGTCGATAGCGCGGTGGCTTTCTCACCCGATGGCAACCGGATGGTATTTCGCCGCGTTTTGAATGCGCGGCGCGAAACTGCACTGTTCACTGCCAACCTGGATGGCAGCGATGAGCAGGAATTAGCCGCTATCAAGATGCCCGAAACTTTCGCAGACCCGGCGTGGTCGCCCGATGGCAAACTGATTGCCTGTGGCGCAGGGCGCACCGAAGCCGGGGTGAATATGTATGTCATCGTCATCAATGTCGCGGATAAATCGGTCAAACAATTTTCCGCAACCCGCTGGAATTGGATAGGGCAGATGGGCTGGCTGACGGATGGCAGCGGGCTATTGATGGTCGCCGGTGAAAGCGCCGTCGCGCCTTATCAACTCTGGCGGCTTGCCTACCCGACAGGCGAAGCGCGGCGCATCACCAACGATGCCAATTACTATAATCGTTTGAGCCTGTCAGCGGACGGGCAGGTTTGTGTGGCGATGCAAAGGCGACAGGCGACAAACCTGTGGCTTGCGTCTGCGGATAATTTAAATCTTGGTAAACCGGTAAAGTTTGGAACCGGCGGCTATCGTGGCGATTTGTCGTGGACGCCGGATGGCAAACTGGTTTTTGATTCCGACGCGGGTAATGCGACAAGCATTTCAGTAATGAACAGCGATGGCAGCGACACGCGACAACTGACCGGCGAATTAACCGGCAGGGCTTATTTCGGACAGGCGACGGTTTCGCCTGATGGTCGTTACATTGTTTACGCTTCCGATATGGCAGGCGCGTTACACCTCTGGCGTATGAACCGTGATGGTAGCAACCCGTTGCAGCTCACAAATGGCGAAGGCGAAGAAAACCCTGATGTTTCGCCCGATGGCGAGTGGGTGATTTATACGAAACGGGAAACCCGGGAATCAAAAAAACCGACGACCTGGAAAGTTTCAATTGATGGCGGCGAACCGCAACCGTTGATTGAATCATTCACCGCATACCCGGCGGTTTCGCCCGACGGCAAATTGATCGCGTGTATTTATGCGGAAAACTATAGCGACCCCGGAAGGATTGCGCTTTTCCCTATTGCAGGCGGCGAGCCGATTAAAATTTTTCCAACGCCGGTGTTGCTCACACGTTTGCGCTGGACGCCTGATGGACGCGGCATCGCATATTCGGAAAATCCCCTCGGCACAGCAAAAATCCTGATGCAATTTTTGGATAAAGAGCCGCCCGAAAAATTGCTTGAATTTGAGAACGACCGAATCTTTGGTTTTGCGTGGTCACGCGACGGCAAGGCACTCGCCTGCGTGCGCGGCATCTGGGCAGGCAACGTCGTGTTGATTAAAAATTTCAAGACCGATTGA
- a CDS encoding enoyl-CoA hydratase, producing the protein MPYENLLVETQDAIARITLNRPEKRNSLSLALMRELTACLKEMGRSSEVRAVIIAGAGAAFSAGHDLKEMMGRAINEYREIFDACVEMMETLQSIPQPVIAEVQAMATAAGCQLVATCDLVVASETAKFATPGVRIGLFCSTPMVALTRAIGRKRALEMLMTGKAIDARTAADWGLVNRVVPVENLREATFKLAREIAEASPLTLGIGKQAFYAQIDLDQQKAYAYTKEVMSMNAMAEDAQEGMGAFLEKRAACWRGR; encoded by the coding sequence ATGCCATACGAAAACCTGCTGGTTGAAACCCAAGACGCTATCGCGCGCATCACCCTCAATCGTCCCGAAAAACGCAACTCTTTATCGCTCGCTTTAATGCGCGAGTTGACCGCTTGTTTAAAAGAGATGGGTCGCTCCAGCGAGGTTCGCGCCGTAATTATCGCCGGCGCAGGCGCGGCGTTTTCCGCCGGTCATGATTTGAAAGAGATGATGGGGCGCGCGATTAATGAATACCGTGAAATTTTCGATGCCTGCGTTGAGATGATGGAAACCCTGCAAAGCATTCCGCAGCCGGTGATTGCCGAAGTCCAGGCGATGGCGACCGCCGCAGGGTGTCAGTTGGTGGCGACCTGCGATTTGGTGGTTGCAAGTGAAACGGCGAAATTCGCTACGCCAGGCGTGCGCATCGGGCTGTTTTGCAGTACGCCGATGGTGGCATTGACCCGCGCCATCGGACGCAAACGGGCTTTAGAGATGTTGATGACCGGCAAAGCGATTGATGCGCGCACGGCTGCCGATTGGGGACTGGTCAATCGCGTGGTGCCCGTTGAAAATTTGCGCGAAGCGACTTTCAAGTTGGCTCGTGAAATTGCCGAAGCCAGCCCCTTGACTTTAGGCATCGGCAAACAGGCGTTTTACGCGCAGATTGATTTAGACCAGCAAAAAGCCTATGCCTATACCAAAGAGGTGATGAGCATGAACGCGATGGCTGAAGACGCGCAGGAAGGCATGGGCGCATTTCTGGAAAAACGCGCCGCTTGTTGGCGCGGACGGTAG